Proteins encoded together in one Planctomyces sp. SH-PL14 window:
- a CDS encoding ferrous iron transport protein A, giving the protein MTLDELARDQAATIVEVTGTDGISVRLLEMGLTEGETIRYLAAAPMGDPIEYGIRGYRLSLRRSEAKRVRVELV; this is encoded by the coding sequence GTGACGCTGGATGAACTCGCTCGCGACCAGGCTGCCACCATTGTGGAGGTGACCGGCACCGACGGCATCAGCGTTCGGCTGCTGGAGATGGGTCTGACGGAAGGGGAGACGATCCGTTACCTCGCCGCTGCTCCGATGGGGGATCCGATCGAGTACGGGATCCGCGGGTACCGGCTTTCGCTCCGCCGAAGCGAGGCGAAGCGGGTCCGTGTCGAGTTGGTCTGA